In Salmo trutta chromosome 37, fSalTru1.1, whole genome shotgun sequence, the following proteins share a genomic window:
- the LOC115176710 gene encoding transcriptional repressor p66-beta isoform X1, whose translation MERLNEEAVRLSLLKRSLDSSSPAGGATSSERDELLSKRIKMEGHQAMERLKMLAYLKRKDLASLEGGGLGGVSGGGALGGEVKGHGSSGGGAYEEKTNGSLRGQVVGAHGMVGKSGKENMGEEPVDFSARRGDVDRERHTPSPDVIVLSDNEASSPRGPSQGEERLRVANLEMFKGKTGEERQKMIRALREELRLEEARLVLLKKLRQSQMQKENLVQKVPVVQNTASALQSGAVHGAQSMSKMSGRPGHHTPEPQNHRTAQVGYSTAQGHSVIRSATNSSMSQMMMSQSRVIAPNPAQLQGQRLAQQKQGGMRSSTGSSNNAVSYQQSSTQQVAASQRSGSSSSAIYMNLTHMQAAGAAGGVSGVSGVGAVSPSATHSPGGTSVGSSMADTASSQAAAKLALRKQLEKTLLEIPPPKPPAPLLHFLPSAANSEFIYMVGLEEVVQSVIDSQGKLRLPSSMEPFSCAQCKTDFTPHWKQEKGGRILCETCMSSNQKKALKAEHTNRLKNAFVKALQQEQEIEQRIQLQAALATSSAQTVPSVSKAESMSRHHTHRQAPQPQVSQSQASLQRGLSGSARGVLSNFAQASQLSVASSLLGMTGKRSGQLSTSGHSRTQQQQQQQQQQQQQQHHDNRRQLYSIPGVNIAYLNPGNVVGHKGSSLADRQREYLLDMIPPRSISQSISGQK comes from the exons ATGGAGCGACTGAATGAGGAGGCGGTGCGGCTAAGCCTGCTGAAGCGAAGCCTGGACTCCTCCTCGCCTGCAGGCGGCGCCACGAGCAGTGAGCGAGACGAGCTGCTCTCCAAACGCATCAAGATGGAGGGCCACCAAGCCATGGAGCGCCTCAAGATGCTGGCCTATCTGAAACGCAAGGACCTGGCCAGCctggagggaggagggttggGAGGGGTCTCAGGAGGCGGGGCCCTAGGGGGTGAGGTCAAGGGTCATGGGTCTTCAGGGGGAGGGGCTTATGAGGAGAAGACCAATGGGAGCCTCCGTGGTCAAGTTGTGGGAGCCCATGGCATGGTGGGAAAAAGCGGAAAGGAGAACATGGGCGAGGAGCCGGTGGATTTCAGCGCCCGGAGAGg TGACGTTGACCGGGAGCGACACACACCCTCCCCTGATGTGATCGTCCTGTCAGACAATGAGGCGTCCAGTCCAAGAGGGCCCAGCCAAGGGGAAGAACGCCTGAGGGTAGCGAACCTGGAGATGTTtaag GGtaagacaggggaggagaggcagaagaTGATCAGGGCTCTGAGAGAGGAGCTGAGGCTGGAGGAGGCCAGGCTGGTGCTGCTGAAGAAGCTGAGGCAGAGCCAGATGCAGAAGGAGAACCTGGTGCAgaag GTCCCTGTGGTCCAGAACACAGCGTCTGCCCTCCAGAGCGGTGCCGTCCACGGGGCTCAGAGCATGAGCAAGATGTCTGGCCGCCCTGGCCACCACACCCCAGAGCCCCAGAACCATCGCACTGCACAGGTGGGCTACAGCACTGCACAG GGTCACTCAGTGATCAGGTCAGCCACCAACAGCTCCATGTCTCAGATGATGATGTCACAGAGCAGGGTGATAGCGCCCAACCCTGCCCAGCTGCAGGGCCAGAGGCTGGCACAGCAGAAGCAGGGTGGCATGCGCTCCTCGACTGGCAGCTCTAACAACGCCGTTAGCTACCAGCAG TCTTCCACCCAGCAGGTGGCAGCTTCTCAGCGCTCTGGCTCCTCCTCCTCGGCCATCTACATGAACTTGACCCACATGCAGGCAGCCGGAGCCGCGGGAGGGGTCAGTGGGGTGTCGGGGGTGGGGGCGGTCAGCCCCTcagccacacacagcccagggGGGACATCGGTGGGCTCCTCCATGGCAGACACAGCCAGCAGCCAGGCGGCCGCAAAGCTGGCCCTGAGGAAGCAGTTGGAGAAAACCCTGCTGGAGATCCCGCCTCCAAAGCCACCGGCGCCGCTTCTCCACTTCCTGCCGTCAGCGGCCAACAGCGAGTTTATCTACATGGTGGGCCTGGAGGAGGTTGTGCAGAGTGTCATTGACAGTCAGG GTAAACTGCGTTTGCCCTCCTCCATGGAGCCCTTCTCGTGTGCCCAGTGCAAGACGGACTTCACCCCTCACTGGAAGCAGGAGAAGGGTGGGCGCATACTCTGCGAGACCTGTATGTCATCCAATCAGAAGAAGGCACTGAAGGCCGAGCACACCAATAGGCTGAAGAACGCCTTCGTTAAGGCTCTACAGCAGGAGCAG GAGATTGAGCAGAGAATCCAGTTGCAAGCCGCTCTTGCCACCAGTTCAGCTCAAACTGTTCCAAGCGTCAGTAAGGCTGAGTCTATGAgcagacatcacacacacagacag GCGCCTCAGCCCCAGGTGAGCCAGTCACAGGCCTCCCTCCAACGGGGTCTGTCTGGCTCGGCCCGGGGTGTCCTGTCCAACTTCGCCCAGGCCTCCCAGCTCTCGGTGGCCAGCAGCCTGCTGGGCATGACTGGAAAGCGCAGTGGACAGCTGAGCACTAGTGGGCACAGCCGGacacagcagcaacagcagcaacagcagcagcaacagcagcagcagcatcacgACAACCGCCGCCAGCTCTACAGCATCCCTG gggTGAACATTGCCTACCTGAACCCAGGCAACGTGGTCGGCCACAAGGGGTCGAGCCTGGCTGACCGCCAGAGGGAATACCTGCTGGACATGATCCCGCCTCGCTCCATATCCCAGTCCATCAGCGGACAGAAATGA
- the LOC115176710 gene encoding transcriptional repressor p66-beta isoform X4 encodes MERLNEEAVRLSLLKRSLDSSSPAGGATSSERDELLSKRIKMEGHQAMERLKMLAYLKRKDLASLEGGGLGGVSGGGALGGEVKGHGSSGGGAYEEKTNGSLRGQVVGAHGMVGKSGKENMGEEPVDFSARRGDVDRERHTPSPDVIVLSDNEASSPRGPSQGEERLRVANLEMFKGKTGEERQKMIRALREELRLEEARLVLLKKLRQSQMQKENLVQKVPVVQNTASALQSGAVHGAQSMSKMSGRPGHHTPEPQNHRTAQGHSVIRSATNSSMSQMMMSQSRVIAPNPAQLQGQRLAQQKQGGMRSSTGSSNNAVSYQQSSTQQVAASQRSGSSSSAIYMNLTHMQAAGAAGGVSGVSGVGAVSPSATHSPGGTSVGSSMADTASSQAAAKLALRKQLEKTLLEIPPPKPPAPLLHFLPSAANSEFIYMVGLEEVVQSVIDSQGKLRLPSSMEPFSCAQCKTDFTPHWKQEKGGRILCETCMSSNQKKALKAEHTNRLKNAFVKALQQEQEIEQRIQLQAALATSSAQTVPSVSKAESMSRHHTHRQAPQPQVSQSQASLQRGLSGSARGVLSNFAQASQLSVASSLLGMTGKRSGQLSTSGHSRTQQQQQQQQQQQQQQHHDNRRQLYSIPGVNIAYLNPGNVVGHKGSSLADRQREYLLDMIPPRSISQSISGQK; translated from the exons ATGGAGCGACTGAATGAGGAGGCGGTGCGGCTAAGCCTGCTGAAGCGAAGCCTGGACTCCTCCTCGCCTGCAGGCGGCGCCACGAGCAGTGAGCGAGACGAGCTGCTCTCCAAACGCATCAAGATGGAGGGCCACCAAGCCATGGAGCGCCTCAAGATGCTGGCCTATCTGAAACGCAAGGACCTGGCCAGCctggagggaggagggttggGAGGGGTCTCAGGAGGCGGGGCCCTAGGGGGTGAGGTCAAGGGTCATGGGTCTTCAGGGGGAGGGGCTTATGAGGAGAAGACCAATGGGAGCCTCCGTGGTCAAGTTGTGGGAGCCCATGGCATGGTGGGAAAAAGCGGAAAGGAGAACATGGGCGAGGAGCCGGTGGATTTCAGCGCCCGGAGAGg TGACGTTGACCGGGAGCGACACACACCCTCCCCTGATGTGATCGTCCTGTCAGACAATGAGGCGTCCAGTCCAAGAGGGCCCAGCCAAGGGGAAGAACGCCTGAGGGTAGCGAACCTGGAGATGTTtaag GGtaagacaggggaggagaggcagaagaTGATCAGGGCTCTGAGAGAGGAGCTGAGGCTGGAGGAGGCCAGGCTGGTGCTGCTGAAGAAGCTGAGGCAGAGCCAGATGCAGAAGGAGAACCTGGTGCAgaag GTCCCTGTGGTCCAGAACACAGCGTCTGCCCTCCAGAGCGGTGCCGTCCACGGGGCTCAGAGCATGAGCAAGATGTCTGGCCGCCCTGGCCACCACACCCCAGAGCCCCAGAACCATCGCACTGCACAG GGTCACTCAGTGATCAGGTCAGCCACCAACAGCTCCATGTCTCAGATGATGATGTCACAGAGCAGGGTGATAGCGCCCAACCCTGCCCAGCTGCAGGGCCAGAGGCTGGCACAGCAGAAGCAGGGTGGCATGCGCTCCTCGACTGGCAGCTCTAACAACGCCGTTAGCTACCAGCAG TCTTCCACCCAGCAGGTGGCAGCTTCTCAGCGCTCTGGCTCCTCCTCCTCGGCCATCTACATGAACTTGACCCACATGCAGGCAGCCGGAGCCGCGGGAGGGGTCAGTGGGGTGTCGGGGGTGGGGGCGGTCAGCCCCTcagccacacacagcccagggGGGACATCGGTGGGCTCCTCCATGGCAGACACAGCCAGCAGCCAGGCGGCCGCAAAGCTGGCCCTGAGGAAGCAGTTGGAGAAAACCCTGCTGGAGATCCCGCCTCCAAAGCCACCGGCGCCGCTTCTCCACTTCCTGCCGTCAGCGGCCAACAGCGAGTTTATCTACATGGTGGGCCTGGAGGAGGTTGTGCAGAGTGTCATTGACAGTCAGG GTAAACTGCGTTTGCCCTCCTCCATGGAGCCCTTCTCGTGTGCCCAGTGCAAGACGGACTTCACCCCTCACTGGAAGCAGGAGAAGGGTGGGCGCATACTCTGCGAGACCTGTATGTCATCCAATCAGAAGAAGGCACTGAAGGCCGAGCACACCAATAGGCTGAAGAACGCCTTCGTTAAGGCTCTACAGCAGGAGCAG GAGATTGAGCAGAGAATCCAGTTGCAAGCCGCTCTTGCCACCAGTTCAGCTCAAACTGTTCCAAGCGTCAGTAAGGCTGAGTCTATGAgcagacatcacacacacagacag GCGCCTCAGCCCCAGGTGAGCCAGTCACAGGCCTCCCTCCAACGGGGTCTGTCTGGCTCGGCCCGGGGTGTCCTGTCCAACTTCGCCCAGGCCTCCCAGCTCTCGGTGGCCAGCAGCCTGCTGGGCATGACTGGAAAGCGCAGTGGACAGCTGAGCACTAGTGGGCACAGCCGGacacagcagcaacagcagcaacagcagcagcaacagcagcagcagcatcacgACAACCGCCGCCAGCTCTACAGCATCCCTG gggTGAACATTGCCTACCTGAACCCAGGCAACGTGGTCGGCCACAAGGGGTCGAGCCTGGCTGACCGCCAGAGGGAATACCTGCTGGACATGATCCCGCCTCGCTCCATATCCCAGTCCATCAGCGGACAGAAATGA
- the LOC115176710 gene encoding transcriptional repressor p66-beta isoform X3: MERLNEEAVRLSLLKRSLDSSSPAGGATSSERDELLSKRIKMEGHQAMERLKMLAYLKRKDLASLEGGGLGGVSGGGALGGEVKGHGSSGGGAYEEKTNGSLRGQVVGAHGMVGKSGKENMGEEPVDFSARRGDVDRERHTPSPDVIVLSDNEASSPRGPSQGEERLRVANLEMFKGKTGEERQKMIRALREELRLEEARLVLLKKLRQSQMQKENLVQKVPVVQNTASALQSGAVHGAQSMSKMSGRPGHHTPEPQNHRTAQVGYSTAQGHSVIRSATNSSMSQMMMSQSRVIAPNPAQLQGQRLAQQKQGGMRSSTGSSNNAVSYQQVAASQRSGSSSSAIYMNLTHMQAAGAAGGVSGVSGVGAVSPSATHSPGGTSVGSSMADTASSQAAAKLALRKQLEKTLLEIPPPKPPAPLLHFLPSAANSEFIYMVGLEEVVQSVIDSQGKLRLPSSMEPFSCAQCKTDFTPHWKQEKGGRILCETCMSSNQKKALKAEHTNRLKNAFVKALQQEQEIEQRIQLQAALATSSAQTVPSVSKAESMSRHHTHRQAPQPQVSQSQASLQRGLSGSARGVLSNFAQASQLSVASSLLGMTGKRSGQLSTSGHSRTQQQQQQQQQQQQQQHHDNRRQLYSIPGVNIAYLNPGNVVGHKGSSLADRQREYLLDMIPPRSISQSISGQK; encoded by the exons ATGGAGCGACTGAATGAGGAGGCGGTGCGGCTAAGCCTGCTGAAGCGAAGCCTGGACTCCTCCTCGCCTGCAGGCGGCGCCACGAGCAGTGAGCGAGACGAGCTGCTCTCCAAACGCATCAAGATGGAGGGCCACCAAGCCATGGAGCGCCTCAAGATGCTGGCCTATCTGAAACGCAAGGACCTGGCCAGCctggagggaggagggttggGAGGGGTCTCAGGAGGCGGGGCCCTAGGGGGTGAGGTCAAGGGTCATGGGTCTTCAGGGGGAGGGGCTTATGAGGAGAAGACCAATGGGAGCCTCCGTGGTCAAGTTGTGGGAGCCCATGGCATGGTGGGAAAAAGCGGAAAGGAGAACATGGGCGAGGAGCCGGTGGATTTCAGCGCCCGGAGAGg TGACGTTGACCGGGAGCGACACACACCCTCCCCTGATGTGATCGTCCTGTCAGACAATGAGGCGTCCAGTCCAAGAGGGCCCAGCCAAGGGGAAGAACGCCTGAGGGTAGCGAACCTGGAGATGTTtaag GGtaagacaggggaggagaggcagaagaTGATCAGGGCTCTGAGAGAGGAGCTGAGGCTGGAGGAGGCCAGGCTGGTGCTGCTGAAGAAGCTGAGGCAGAGCCAGATGCAGAAGGAGAACCTGGTGCAgaag GTCCCTGTGGTCCAGAACACAGCGTCTGCCCTCCAGAGCGGTGCCGTCCACGGGGCTCAGAGCATGAGCAAGATGTCTGGCCGCCCTGGCCACCACACCCCAGAGCCCCAGAACCATCGCACTGCACAGGTGGGCTACAGCACTGCACAG GGTCACTCAGTGATCAGGTCAGCCACCAACAGCTCCATGTCTCAGATGATGATGTCACAGAGCAGGGTGATAGCGCCCAACCCTGCCCAGCTGCAGGGCCAGAGGCTGGCACAGCAGAAGCAGGGTGGCATGCGCTCCTCGACTGGCAGCTCTAACAACGCCGTTAGCTACCAGCAG GTGGCAGCTTCTCAGCGCTCTGGCTCCTCCTCCTCGGCCATCTACATGAACTTGACCCACATGCAGGCAGCCGGAGCCGCGGGAGGGGTCAGTGGGGTGTCGGGGGTGGGGGCGGTCAGCCCCTcagccacacacagcccagggGGGACATCGGTGGGCTCCTCCATGGCAGACACAGCCAGCAGCCAGGCGGCCGCAAAGCTGGCCCTGAGGAAGCAGTTGGAGAAAACCCTGCTGGAGATCCCGCCTCCAAAGCCACCGGCGCCGCTTCTCCACTTCCTGCCGTCAGCGGCCAACAGCGAGTTTATCTACATGGTGGGCCTGGAGGAGGTTGTGCAGAGTGTCATTGACAGTCAGG GTAAACTGCGTTTGCCCTCCTCCATGGAGCCCTTCTCGTGTGCCCAGTGCAAGACGGACTTCACCCCTCACTGGAAGCAGGAGAAGGGTGGGCGCATACTCTGCGAGACCTGTATGTCATCCAATCAGAAGAAGGCACTGAAGGCCGAGCACACCAATAGGCTGAAGAACGCCTTCGTTAAGGCTCTACAGCAGGAGCAG GAGATTGAGCAGAGAATCCAGTTGCAAGCCGCTCTTGCCACCAGTTCAGCTCAAACTGTTCCAAGCGTCAGTAAGGCTGAGTCTATGAgcagacatcacacacacagacag GCGCCTCAGCCCCAGGTGAGCCAGTCACAGGCCTCCCTCCAACGGGGTCTGTCTGGCTCGGCCCGGGGTGTCCTGTCCAACTTCGCCCAGGCCTCCCAGCTCTCGGTGGCCAGCAGCCTGCTGGGCATGACTGGAAAGCGCAGTGGACAGCTGAGCACTAGTGGGCACAGCCGGacacagcagcaacagcagcaacagcagcagcaacagcagcagcagcatcacgACAACCGCCGCCAGCTCTACAGCATCCCTG gggTGAACATTGCCTACCTGAACCCAGGCAACGTGGTCGGCCACAAGGGGTCGAGCCTGGCTGACCGCCAGAGGGAATACCTGCTGGACATGATCCCGCCTCGCTCCATATCCCAGTCCATCAGCGGACAGAAATGA
- the LOC115176710 gene encoding transcriptional repressor p66-beta isoform X2, protein MERLNEEAVRLSLLKRSLDSSSPAGGATSSERDELLSKRIKMEGHQAMERLKMLAYLKRKDLASLEGGGLGGVSGGGALGGEVKGHGSSGGGAYEEKTNGSLRGQVVGAHGMVGKSGKENMGEEPVDFSARRGDVDRERHTPSPDVIVLSDNEASSPRGPSQGEERLRVANLEMFKGKTGEERQKMIRALREELRLEEARLVLLKKLRQSQMQKENLVQKVPVVQNTASALQSGAVHGAQSMSKMSGRPGHHTPEPQNHRTAQVGYSTAQGHSVIRSATNSSMSQMMMSQSRVIAPNPAQLQGQRLAQQKQGGMRSSTGSSNNAVSYQQQVAASQRSGSSSSAIYMNLTHMQAAGAAGGVSGVSGVGAVSPSATHSPGGTSVGSSMADTASSQAAAKLALRKQLEKTLLEIPPPKPPAPLLHFLPSAANSEFIYMVGLEEVVQSVIDSQGKLRLPSSMEPFSCAQCKTDFTPHWKQEKGGRILCETCMSSNQKKALKAEHTNRLKNAFVKALQQEQEIEQRIQLQAALATSSAQTVPSVSKAESMSRHHTHRQAPQPQVSQSQASLQRGLSGSARGVLSNFAQASQLSVASSLLGMTGKRSGQLSTSGHSRTQQQQQQQQQQQQQQHHDNRRQLYSIPGVNIAYLNPGNVVGHKGSSLADRQREYLLDMIPPRSISQSISGQK, encoded by the exons ATGGAGCGACTGAATGAGGAGGCGGTGCGGCTAAGCCTGCTGAAGCGAAGCCTGGACTCCTCCTCGCCTGCAGGCGGCGCCACGAGCAGTGAGCGAGACGAGCTGCTCTCCAAACGCATCAAGATGGAGGGCCACCAAGCCATGGAGCGCCTCAAGATGCTGGCCTATCTGAAACGCAAGGACCTGGCCAGCctggagggaggagggttggGAGGGGTCTCAGGAGGCGGGGCCCTAGGGGGTGAGGTCAAGGGTCATGGGTCTTCAGGGGGAGGGGCTTATGAGGAGAAGACCAATGGGAGCCTCCGTGGTCAAGTTGTGGGAGCCCATGGCATGGTGGGAAAAAGCGGAAAGGAGAACATGGGCGAGGAGCCGGTGGATTTCAGCGCCCGGAGAGg TGACGTTGACCGGGAGCGACACACACCCTCCCCTGATGTGATCGTCCTGTCAGACAATGAGGCGTCCAGTCCAAGAGGGCCCAGCCAAGGGGAAGAACGCCTGAGGGTAGCGAACCTGGAGATGTTtaag GGtaagacaggggaggagaggcagaagaTGATCAGGGCTCTGAGAGAGGAGCTGAGGCTGGAGGAGGCCAGGCTGGTGCTGCTGAAGAAGCTGAGGCAGAGCCAGATGCAGAAGGAGAACCTGGTGCAgaag GTCCCTGTGGTCCAGAACACAGCGTCTGCCCTCCAGAGCGGTGCCGTCCACGGGGCTCAGAGCATGAGCAAGATGTCTGGCCGCCCTGGCCACCACACCCCAGAGCCCCAGAACCATCGCACTGCACAGGTGGGCTACAGCACTGCACAG GGTCACTCAGTGATCAGGTCAGCCACCAACAGCTCCATGTCTCAGATGATGATGTCACAGAGCAGGGTGATAGCGCCCAACCCTGCCCAGCTGCAGGGCCAGAGGCTGGCACAGCAGAAGCAGGGTGGCATGCGCTCCTCGACTGGCAGCTCTAACAACGCCGTTAGCTACCAGCAG CAGGTGGCAGCTTCTCAGCGCTCTGGCTCCTCCTCCTCGGCCATCTACATGAACTTGACCCACATGCAGGCAGCCGGAGCCGCGGGAGGGGTCAGTGGGGTGTCGGGGGTGGGGGCGGTCAGCCCCTcagccacacacagcccagggGGGACATCGGTGGGCTCCTCCATGGCAGACACAGCCAGCAGCCAGGCGGCCGCAAAGCTGGCCCTGAGGAAGCAGTTGGAGAAAACCCTGCTGGAGATCCCGCCTCCAAAGCCACCGGCGCCGCTTCTCCACTTCCTGCCGTCAGCGGCCAACAGCGAGTTTATCTACATGGTGGGCCTGGAGGAGGTTGTGCAGAGTGTCATTGACAGTCAGG GTAAACTGCGTTTGCCCTCCTCCATGGAGCCCTTCTCGTGTGCCCAGTGCAAGACGGACTTCACCCCTCACTGGAAGCAGGAGAAGGGTGGGCGCATACTCTGCGAGACCTGTATGTCATCCAATCAGAAGAAGGCACTGAAGGCCGAGCACACCAATAGGCTGAAGAACGCCTTCGTTAAGGCTCTACAGCAGGAGCAG GAGATTGAGCAGAGAATCCAGTTGCAAGCCGCTCTTGCCACCAGTTCAGCTCAAACTGTTCCAAGCGTCAGTAAGGCTGAGTCTATGAgcagacatcacacacacagacag GCGCCTCAGCCCCAGGTGAGCCAGTCACAGGCCTCCCTCCAACGGGGTCTGTCTGGCTCGGCCCGGGGTGTCCTGTCCAACTTCGCCCAGGCCTCCCAGCTCTCGGTGGCCAGCAGCCTGCTGGGCATGACTGGAAAGCGCAGTGGACAGCTGAGCACTAGTGGGCACAGCCGGacacagcagcaacagcagcaacagcagcagcaacagcagcagcagcatcacgACAACCGCCGCCAGCTCTACAGCATCCCTG gggTGAACATTGCCTACCTGAACCCAGGCAACGTGGTCGGCCACAAGGGGTCGAGCCTGGCTGACCGCCAGAGGGAATACCTGCTGGACATGATCCCGCCTCGCTCCATATCCCAGTCCATCAGCGGACAGAAATGA